Proteins found in one Streptomyces sp. NBC_00461 genomic segment:
- a CDS encoding arylamine N-acetyltransferase family protein, producing the protein MSDTVEFDLDAYLGRIGWGGERRADAATLRGVHLAHMRGIPFENLDALRRTAPSLDPADLMAKLVHSRRGGYCYEHNTLFAGVLEALGFGVTRLTARVVMGADRIESRPRTHMTLLVEAPGDPQPYLADVGFGAIGALLEPVPLTAGREYRDAERRHRLVHVPHRGPSEMWVLEAYDRGKGDWAAQYAFTLEPFEKPDFDVINWHIATNPRSPFTQRLYVQSVTPERHLLLHGRLLTETRVDGSVRERELVDEAEVRLLLDEEFGIEAPAGMTLLV; encoded by the coding sequence ATGTCCGACACGGTGGAGTTCGACCTTGACGCGTATCTCGGGCGGATCGGCTGGGGAGGGGAGCGGCGGGCCGATGCGGCGACCCTGCGCGGTGTGCATCTGGCCCACATGAGGGGCATCCCGTTCGAGAACCTGGACGCCCTGCGCCGTACCGCCCCCTCCCTCGACCCCGCGGACCTGATGGCGAAGCTGGTGCACAGCCGGCGCGGGGGCTACTGCTACGAGCACAACACGCTCTTCGCCGGCGTCCTGGAGGCGCTGGGCTTCGGTGTGACCCGGCTGACCGCGCGGGTCGTGATGGGCGCCGACCGCATCGAGAGCCGCCCGCGCACCCATATGACGCTGCTGGTCGAAGCACCCGGCGACCCTCAGCCGTATCTGGCCGACGTCGGCTTCGGGGCGATCGGCGCGCTGCTGGAGCCGGTGCCGCTGACGGCCGGACGCGAGTACCGGGACGCGGAGCGACGACATCGGCTCGTCCATGTGCCGCACCGGGGGCCGTCGGAGATGTGGGTGCTTGAGGCCTACGACCGGGGCAAGGGCGACTGGGCGGCGCAGTACGCCTTCACCCTGGAGCCCTTCGAGAAGCCCGACTTCGACGTCATCAACTGGCACATCGCCACCAACCCGCGCTCACCCTTCACCCAGCGGCTCTACGTCCAGAGCGTCACCCCCGAACGCCATCTCCTGCTCCACGGACGCCTGTTGACCGAGACGCGGGTCGACGGGAGCGTGCGCGAGCGGGAGTTGGTGGACGAGGCGGAGGTGCGGCTGCTGCTGGACGAGGAGTTCGGGATCGAGGCGCCGGCGGGGATGACGCTGCTGGTCTGA
- a CDS encoding aminotransferase-like domain-containing protein, with translation MTVAPAPAPVPSLAARASSIGGSPVRDILAVTARPEVINFAGGLPAPELFDAEGIARAYRAVLAESSAQALQYSTTEGEPALRAALAARTSARGLPTQPDDLLVTTGSQQALSLLATALLEPGDVVLVESPCYLAALQVFAFAGARVVAVPGDGDGVDPAALEELVVRERPKLLYTVPTFQNPTGRTMPAGRRAAVASVAARRGLWIIEDDPYGELRFEGERVPWIASYEGAADRTVLLGSFSKVMAPGLRLGWLRAPGELRRACVVAKQAADLHTPTVNQLAATRYLADSDLDAHVARVAGVYGRRRDAMLAGLAAALPEGSVWDRPEGGMFLWARLPESYDTTALLPRVVRHDVAYVPGAPFYAGDPDRSTLRLCFVTQTPEEIGEGLRRLGEALGEGLGRGGAASCIDHERC, from the coding sequence CGGTTCGCCGGTACGGGACATCCTGGCCGTCACTGCCCGCCCCGAGGTGATCAACTTCGCGGGCGGGCTGCCGGCGCCCGAGCTGTTCGACGCGGAGGGAATCGCCCGGGCGTACCGGGCGGTGCTCGCGGAGTCGTCCGCACAGGCTCTGCAGTACTCCACCACCGAGGGCGAGCCGGCGCTGCGGGCCGCGCTCGCCGCGCGCACCTCGGCCCGCGGGCTGCCCACCCAACCCGACGACCTCCTCGTCACCACCGGCTCCCAGCAGGCGCTGTCCCTGCTGGCGACGGCCCTGCTGGAGCCCGGGGACGTCGTCCTCGTCGAGAGTCCCTGTTACCTGGCGGCACTTCAGGTCTTCGCGTTCGCGGGCGCGCGGGTGGTGGCCGTGCCCGGAGACGGGGACGGGGTGGATCCCGCGGCGTTGGAGGAACTGGTGGTGCGGGAGCGGCCCAAGCTGCTGTACACCGTGCCGACGTTCCAGAACCCGACCGGCCGCACCATGCCTGCCGGACGGCGTGCGGCCGTGGCGTCGGTGGCCGCGCGCCGGGGACTGTGGATCATCGAGGACGACCCCTACGGCGAGCTTCGCTTCGAGGGCGAGCGGGTGCCGTGGATCGCCTCGTACGAGGGGGCGGCGGACCGGACCGTGCTGCTCGGTTCCTTCTCCAAGGTCATGGCCCCGGGGCTGCGGCTCGGCTGGCTGCGGGCGCCCGGGGAGCTGCGGCGCGCCTGCGTCGTCGCCAAACAGGCCGCCGACCTGCACACTCCGACCGTCAACCAGCTCGCGGCGACACGGTACTTGGCGGACAGCGACCTGGACGCGCACGTCGCGCGGGTCGCGGGCGTCTACGGCCGGCGCCGGGACGCCATGCTCGCCGGACTGGCCGCCGCGCTTCCCGAGGGCTCGGTCTGGGACCGGCCCGAGGGCGGCATGTTCCTCTGGGCGCGCCTGCCCGAGTCGTACGACACCACCGCGCTGCTGCCGCGGGTGGTGCGGCACGACGTGGCGTACGTCCCGGGCGCGCCCTTCTACGCCGGCGATCCCGACCGCTCGACCCTGCGGCTGTGCTTCGTGACGCAGACGCCGGAGGAGATCGGGGAGGGGCTGAGGAGGCTGGGGGAAGCGTTGGGGGAGGGGTTGGGGAGGGGAGGGGCTGCTAGCTGTATTGATCACGAGCGTTGTTGA